A region of Moorena producens PAL-8-15-08-1 DNA encodes the following proteins:
- a CDS encoding sensor histidine kinase has translation MRHPIHITNHPIRFLLYLEWILLIITALVELLKLPFPMLPRSPLLNLVCLAVFGLMGLRLPTNKPIYKVLYTAAEIGVIVLASIVGHIRLLQLMLIILVVRNCFIFEFQGRLMMTGFAVILFLMKQMVRFQHHGLRHRPPFRPPPVFRAPPTGLIPERLLFILLTSVFIFVLVLIVLQLLVDAVLSERKSREELAKANAQLRQYALRIEDIATLQERNRIAREIHDSLGHSLTVFNLHLEAALRLLQSDPAEAKEFILEAKQLGKTALKDVRQSVASLRLNPLQEQSLENAIASLIEDFQKSTAISPSYHLNLKRSIPADIKIAVYRIVQEGLTNIFKYAKPTEVYIQIKTATDLQLIIKDNGIGFSLNQNTTGFGLQGMRERTQALGGTFKIETAPGSGCKIIAHFPLPKV, from the coding sequence ATGCGGCATCCTATTCACATTACTAACCACCCCATTCGATTTTTGCTCTACCTGGAGTGGATACTGCTGATCATTACCGCTTTGGTGGAATTACTAAAACTTCCCTTTCCCATGCTACCTAGGTCGCCACTACTGAATCTAGTTTGCCTGGCAGTATTTGGGTTAATGGGATTGAGATTACCAACAAATAAGCCTATTTATAAGGTACTTTACACTGCCGCCGAAATTGGGGTAATTGTTTTAGCATCCATAGTGGGACACATTCGGTTATTGCAACTGATGTTAATTATATTAGTTGTTCGCAACTGTTTTATCTTCGAGTTCCAAGGTCGCTTAATGATGACTGGATTTGCGGTTATATTATTTCTAATGAAGCAAATGGTTCGATTTCAGCATCATGGTCTGAGGCATCGTCCTCCCTTTAGACCACCTCCTGTGTTCAGAGCACCACCAACAGGGTTGATTCCGGAGCGATTACTATTTATCTTATTGACTTCTGTCTTTATATTTGTATTGGTCTTAATCGTTTTGCAGCTATTAGTGGATGCTGTACTATCAGAACGAAAAAGTCGGGAAGAGCTGGCTAAGGCTAATGCTCAACTGCGTCAATATGCCCTCCGGATTGAAGATATTGCTACGCTCCAAGAACGAAACCGTATTGCTCGGGAAATTCATGACTCCTTAGGACATTCTTTAACGGTATTTAATTTACACCTGGAAGCGGCTTTAAGACTATTACAATCTGACCCGGCTGAAGCCAAAGAATTTATCTTAGAAGCGAAACAACTTGGGAAAACTGCTCTGAAGGATGTACGTCAATCCGTTGCTTCCTTGCGTTTAAATCCGTTACAAGAGCAATCTCTAGAAAATGCGATCGCATCCCTAATCGAGGACTTCCAAAAGTCCACAGCTATCTCACCTTCATACCATCTTAACTTAAAGCGTTCAATCCCTGCTGACATCAAAATCGCAGTTTACCGTATTGTCCAAGAAGGATTGACAAATATCTTTAAATATGCTAAACCTACTGAAGTATACATCCAAATTAAGACAGCAACAGATTTACAATTAATTATTAAAGACAATGGTATTGGATTTTCCCTAAACCAGAACACAACCGGTTTTGGTTTACAAGGAATGCGAGAACGCACCCAAGCCTTAGGAGGAACCTTTAAAATTGAAACAGCACCAGGATCTGGCTGCAAAATTATTGCTCATTTTCCTTTACCAAAGGTTTAA
- a CDS encoding response regulator, whose product MIRILLVDDQSLIRRGLKALLKLEEDLQVVGEAENGQTAISLVKTLQPDVILMDIRMPVMDGVAATREICQQFPDTKVLVLTTFDDDQYVTQAIQCGAAGYLLKDTPPEELAQSIRAVQKGYTQLGPGIGKKVATQMRDPTPSPPPGWDELTPREQEILRLIATGASNREIAQTLYISEKTVKNHVTHILSRLNVRDRTQAAILANSMFSNFNDR is encoded by the coding sequence ATGATTCGTATTTTACTCGTAGATGACCAAAGTTTAATTCGGCGTGGATTAAAAGCCTTGCTGAAGTTAGAAGAAGACTTACAGGTAGTCGGTGAAGCCGAGAATGGACAAACGGCAATTAGTCTGGTAAAAACGTTACAGCCAGATGTTATACTGATGGATATTCGGATGCCTGTCATGGATGGCGTCGCTGCAACTCGGGAAATTTGTCAGCAATTCCCGGATACAAAGGTATTGGTACTAACTACCTTTGATGATGACCAGTACGTTACCCAAGCCATACAGTGCGGAGCAGCCGGATATTTGCTGAAGGATACCCCTCCCGAAGAATTAGCCCAGTCAATTCGAGCGGTGCAAAAAGGGTATACTCAGTTAGGCCCTGGTATAGGCAAAAAAGTCGCTACTCAAATGCGAGACCCAACTCCGAGTCCACCTCCGGGTTGGGATGAACTAACTCCTAGAGAGCAGGAGATTTTACGGCTAATTGCTACCGGTGCTAGCAACCGAGAGATTGCTCAGACGTTGTATATTTCTGAGAAGACCGTCAAAAACCACGTTACTCATATATTGAGTCGGTTGAATGTACGCGATCGCACTCAAGCAGCTATTTTAGCCAACTCTATGTTTAGCAATTTTAATGACCGTTGA